CTTTTTCTTGGAATCCTTTTTCTTCACAAAGCTCACCAACCGCCGTTTGCGATCAATCTGCCGTTTAGTCAGGGTATTTTTCTTACCCTCGTAAGGATTGTCTGATGTTTTATATTGGATACGAATCGGCGTGCCAACCATCTTCAGTTCACGGCGAAACACTTTTTCAAGGTAGCGGGTATAACTGGCAGGCACCTTGTCAGTCTGATTACCGTGAATCACCACGATGGGCGGATTATTGCCACCGGGGTGCGCCAAACGCAGTTTAATACGGCGGCCATTGATCATTGGTGGCGCGTGGTCGTATACCGCGCCCTCCAGAATCATGGTTAAGTTACGGGTTGCCAGCTGTCGAGTGGCCGACTCATAGGCTTTCTCAATGGATTCATATAAATGCCCAACACCTGTGCCATGCAGTGCCGAGATAAAATGAATTTCTGCAAAATCAATAAATTGTAAGCGTCGGTCTAGCGTGGTTTTAATATGGGCTTTTTTATCGCTATCCAAGCCATCCCACTTATTGATAGCCACCACCACGGCTCTACCTGCGTCTATCACTTGCCCCAGTAAATGAAGATCTTGATCAACAATACTTTCTTGGCCATCCATCACCAATATCACCACATTGGCGTCATCGATGGCCTTTAGGGTTTTAACTATAGAGAATTTCTCTACGGTCTCATGAATATGCCGACGCTTGCGCACCCCGGCAGTATCAATCAAGGTATAGTCTTCGCCGTCCCGCTCATAATTAATATAAATACTGTCGCGGGTGGTGCCGGGCTGATCAAAAACTACCACCCGATCTTCACCCAGCATGCGGTTAACCAAGGTAGATTTACCCACATTGGGGCGGCCCACCACAGCAATTTTTTTGCCGCTGGCTAACGCCGCCGCATCGGCTTCGTCCGACTCTGGGAACTGCTCCAAAACATCCTGTAATAATTTACGCACCCCTTTACCATGGGTTGCCGTAAGCGGGTAGATTTGTGCGGCACCGGTTTGATAAAACTCGGCCATTGCCACATCAGGGTCGGTGCCATCCACCTTATTGGCAACAAAAAACACCGGCTTGGAACAGCTGCGTAAATGCTGAATCAGGCCTTGGTCTGCAGGCATTAGCCCGGCACGGGAATCCAGCATTAACAAAACCGCATCGGCTTCATCAATCGCCTGCAAAGACTGCTGGGCCATGGCTGAATCGATGCCTTCTTCGTCGCCGGTAATCCCCCCCGTATCAATAACCATAAAACGACGATCACCAAACAGCGCCTCGCCATATTTGCGATCTCGGGTCAGCCCCGGAAAGTTAGCCACCAAGGCATCCCGGCTTTTGGTAAGCCGGTTAAACAGCGTTGATTTACCCACATTGGGTCGGCCAACTAGGGCGATAACAGGAATCATGATTTTACCGTAAGAGGAAGGGGACCCGCGCCGCGGGCCCAAAATAGCAGATCAGCGATCTTGCAGTTTTAAGGCAACAAGCTCGCCGCTGTTTCCGTAAACATAAAGCAATTTGTCATCGACCAGCATGGGCGCCCGAAGACCGTCGCTATCAACTCTGGTACGCGCCACAAGTCGGCCATCAAGCTGAGACAAAAAGTGTAAATAGCCATCAAAATCACCCACGGCTACCGTGCCTTTAAACGCCGCAGGTTCGGTCAATTCTCGACGAGCGAGTACGGTTTGACTCCAACGTACGCCTTGGCCGTCATCTTCAAACGCCGTCACACTACCATCGGCCAATGCGACAAAAACGTAGCCTAGCGCAGTGCTGGGGCCAACATAGCTAGACGCTTCTTTGGACCACAGTGGACGTCCATTGGCGATATTCACTGCCATGACATTGCCTTGGTAACCCGTGGCAATCACAGAACGTCTATCACTTGAAATCAACAGACGACCATCCACATCAGCTAACCGCTCAATTTCGGTGGAGCCTTGGGGGGCAGAAATCCGTTGTTCCCAAAGCAAGGCGCCTGTATCGACATTAAACGCGGCCAAACGACCGCTGGCCAAGCCGACCATGGCGGTATCACGAATAATGACCGGAGAGCTGGTGCCTCGCAACGTCAACCGAGGCGGCTGAGTATTATAGACCCAAAGCTGCTCACCATTTTCAATGTTCAACCCCATGATATCGCCAGCATAAGTCTGCACGACCACCACGCGGCCGTCTGAAGCAGGGGCACCTAACACTTCACTGTTAACAGCTTTGCGCCATACAATATCGCCAGTGATCCGGTCCAGAGCAACCACTTCACCATCTGCCGTGCCGACAAAGATCATGGCTGAGGCAACCCCGACACCACCTGAAATGCGCAGGTCGTAGGATTCTTTCCAAACCCGCTTGCCGCTGGTTTTATTCAATACCGCGACTTTTCCGTCGGTAGACGCAATAATAATTTCTTCACCATCAATCGCCGGCGTGATGCGGTAGTAGGCATTACCCTGACCGTCACCGATGGAATAAGACCACGCTTCCTTCACGCGTTTTTCTGCATCAAAACTGGTCAGTTCAGCAGGCTCTTTATCTGTAGGTGTTGAGCTACAGGCTGCCAACAGCGCCACTGCCAACAGTGCAGAAGCTAAGCGCATCAACTTCATGATTGGGCTCCCTGTATTGTCGTGGACAGATCGTTAATTTTCATCTCTAACATAGGGTGCTGACTTGGATTCTGCTGAGCTGCAAGGGTTTTTCTAGCTTGTCGATATGCTGCCAGAGCCGCATCGGAATCGCCCTGCTTCAGTAAAATGTCACCTTTCAGCTCCAGGGCATCTGGTCCAAAACCGGTACTTTCCAAACCTTTAATTAAGTCTAGAGCCTGGTCATATTCGGTCTGGGCAAAATACACTTGCGCCAAACGCATTTCGGCTTGGGACTTCACCGCGGCCTCTGGACCTTGGTCTATCACCCATTTTAATTCTTCAGCAGCGGCAGCATTATCGCCCTTTAAAACAGCGTATTTTGCCTTGTACAGTGCCGCAAACTGGCCATAACTCAAGGAGCCGTAAGCAGACTTAATCGTTTCTGCCAGGGTTTCTGCCGTAACCGTCACTTGACCATTTTTTTGTACTGCGGCATCGGCAGCCAAAAGCTGATCAAACATAGCCGACGCGTCCCCCGCTTGACTCTGTTGATGATCTTGCCAACCTCGCCAGCCAAACACCGCGGCCAAGGTTACAACAATAATTAACACCGTCGACTTACCGTTTTCCTGCCACCAGGTTTTCAGCGCGTCAATTTGTTCTTCTTCTGTACGATAGCTTTCCACAAAACATCCTCTACAGCGCAACAGGCGCCGCTTATTCGTTAATCATTTTTTAACAGATTGACCACATCACTTAGTGCAACCATCTGCTGTTGCGCTTGGGCATCCCGCAGCGGTTTGACCGCCACTTCGCCTTTGGCGATTTCATCTTCACCGATCACAATCGCCAAGCGGGCACCGCTTTTATCGGCCTTTTTGAACTGGCTTTTAAAGCTGCCGCCGCCGCAATGGCTCTGCACCCGCAAGTGCGGCACCGCTTCACGAATGTCCTCAGCCAGTTTCAGTCCAGCTAGTTCAGCCGCCTCGCCCATTGCGACAATATAAATGTCTGCCTGGCCAATTGCTGCCGGTAAGGCATTTAAGGTATCAAGCAGCAGTACCAAACGCTCAATACCCATCGCAAAACCGACTGCTGGCGTAGCTTTGCCACCCAGTTGTTCCACTAAGCCGTCATAACGGCCACCAGCACACACCGTACCCTGGGCACCCAGTTTTTCGGTGGTCCATTCAAACACTGTCAGCCCATAATAATCCAGTCCACGGACTAAGCGGGTGTTGATTTTATAGCTGATACCCACCGTATCTAAACGCGCGCAAAGACCGTCAAAATGTTGCCGAGAGACCTCGTCAAGGTAGTCACTTAGTACCGGTGCCTGCACCAGGAGTTCCTGAGTACGGGGGTTTTTACTGTCCAGAATTCGCAACGGGTTAGTGTCTAAGCGACGCAGGCTGTCTTCATCCAGCTCGTCTTTAAAGCCAGACAGATACTCAAGCAATGCCGCCTTGTAACGGCGCCGGGATTCACTACTGCCAATACTGTTTAACTCAAGGGTCAATGCATCCGCGATACCCAAT
The DNA window shown above is from Spongiibacter sp. IMCC21906 and carries:
- the der gene encoding ribosome biogenesis GTPase Der, giving the protein MIPVIALVGRPNVGKSTLFNRLTKSRDALVANFPGLTRDRKYGEALFGDRRFMVIDTGGITGDEEGIDSAMAQQSLQAIDEADAVLLMLDSRAGLMPADQGLIQHLRSCSKPVFFVANKVDGTDPDVAMAEFYQTGAAQIYPLTATHGKGVRKLLQDVLEQFPESDEADAAALASGKKIAVVGRPNVGKSTLVNRMLGEDRVVVFDQPGTTRDSIYINYERDGEDYTLIDTAGVRKRRHIHETVEKFSIVKTLKAIDDANVVILVMDGQESIVDQDLHLLGQVIDAGRAVVVAINKWDGLDSDKKAHIKTTLDRRLQFIDFAEIHFISALHGTGVGHLYESIEKAYESATRQLATRNLTMILEGAVYDHAPPMINGRRIKLRLAHPGGNNPPIVVIHGNQTDKVPASYTRYLEKVFRRELKMVGTPIRIQYKTSDNPYEGKKNTLTKRQIDRKRRLVSFVKKKDSKKKRGR
- the bamB gene encoding outer membrane protein assembly factor BamB, encoding MKLMRLASALLAVALLAACSSTPTDKEPAELTSFDAEKRVKEAWSYSIGDGQGNAYYRITPAIDGEEIIIASTDGKVAVLNKTSGKRVWKESYDLRISGGVGVASAMIFVGTADGEVVALDRITGDIVWRKAVNSEVLGAPASDGRVVVVQTYAGDIMGLNIENGEQLWVYNTQPPRLTLRGTSSPVIIRDTAMVGLASGRLAAFNVDTGALLWEQRISAPQGSTEIERLADVDGRLLISSDRRSVIATGYQGNVMAVNIANGRPLWSKEASSYVGPSTALGYVFVALADGSVTAFEDDGQGVRWSQTVLARRELTEPAAFKGTVAVGDFDGYLHFLSQLDGRLVARTRVDSDGLRAPMLVDDKLLYVYGNSGELVALKLQDR
- a CDS encoding tetratricopeptide repeat protein, with amino-acid sequence MESYRTEEEQIDALKTWWQENGKSTVLIIVVTLAAVFGWRGWQDHQQSQAGDASAMFDQLLAADAAVQKNGQVTVTAETLAETIKSAYGSLSYGQFAALYKAKYAVLKGDNAAAAEELKWVIDQGPEAAVKSQAEMRLAQVYFAQTEYDQALDLIKGLESTGFGPDALELKGDILLKQGDSDAALAAYRQARKTLAAQQNPSQHPMLEMKINDLSTTIQGAQS
- the hisS gene encoding histidine--tRNA ligase, translating into MARIQSVRGMNDILPEDSKQWQYLEDVVRRLLGRYGYQEIRFPILEQTELFKRSIGEVTDIVEKEMYTFDDRNGDSLTLRPEGTASCVRACEQNGLLHNQQQRLWYAGPMFRHERPQKGRLRQFHQIGVETFGMTGPDIDAELIALTARLWKELGIADALTLELNSIGSSESRRRYKAALLEYLSGFKDELDEDSLRRLDTNPLRILDSKNPRTQELLVQAPVLSDYLDEVSRQHFDGLCARLDTVGISYKINTRLVRGLDYYGLTVFEWTTEKLGAQGTVCAGGRYDGLVEQLGGKATPAVGFAMGIERLVLLLDTLNALPAAIGQADIYIVAMGEAAELAGLKLAEDIREAVPHLRVQSHCGGGSFKSQFKKADKSGARLAIVIGEDEIAKGEVAVKPLRDAQAQQQMVALSDVVNLLKND